Proteins encoded together in one Chiloscyllium plagiosum isolate BGI_BamShark_2017 chromosome 3, ASM401019v2, whole genome shotgun sequence window:
- the LOC122548379 gene encoding plectin-like, which translates to MANVNRVQNGEASAFIGEQCCSVSTADQSQQSLGPAAKSSDPGMDLSQKQSFTIFQKGECSIAGLLIHSTNEKMSIYQAKVKGLLQPGTAMMLLEAQAATGFIIDPVTEQKLSVDEALQEGIIGTDVYDKLVSAEKGVVGYKDPYTGDLISLFEALKKDLVVRSHGIRLLEAQIATGGIIDPFSGQHISVDAAYQRGIFDEEINKILSDPSDDTRGFFDPNTQENLSYLELKQRCVTDPKTGLCLLIVTDKVVKGIQLHIDEKIKAVFKKTLVSLKFGRFRDRKATLWEIINSEYFTADQTKEFVGKVKTGECTIETIITNLTTTIEQTERKKKGVMFHGLRRKVSAQQLLESNIINENLFQKLDKGLTTTEEVLQLQSVKRYLKGTCSIAGVLVESTNEKMSIYQAMKKNLLMPGTALILLEAQAATGFLIDPVTNAKFTVDEAVNNRLVSADLHRKLLSAERAVTGYKDPYTGNVISLFQALKKDLIVKDHGIRLLEAQIATGGIIDPVNSHRLPVDVAYQRGMFDQEMNKILSDSSDDTKGFFDPNTKDNLTYLQLMERCVMEPETGLCLLCLRDLRYIDNQAIIAFQKATISIKKGKFEGRAMSIWECLNSDYITDIKRREIVQEFTSKKLTIEQIITIIINTIEEREHRTQTNITVDGFRKKISLTELLKSEIIDSQTFEEVQTGNLTVTNLLKRSSVQKYLEGDSSIAGVLVESTNEKMSIYQAMKKNLLMPGTALILLEAQAATGFLIDPVTNAKFTVDEAVNNRLVSADLHRKLLSAERAVTGYKDPYTGNVISLFQALKKDLIVKDHGIRLLEAQIATGGIIDPVHSHRLPVEVAYQRGMFDQEMNKILSDAGDDTKGFFDPNTKENLTYLQLMERCVKDPETGLCLLKLTNKGVKTQQIYNRVEIEKAFRDEVITMTCGPFKGKTVSVWELLHLEYFTEEKRNELIAKYKRKEINMKTIIKIITTTIEQTQTETVTVTTSNTVTCAVPQLLTAEEVEAALRKEIVCFPVWCFLHSQLFTEKKRNELLEKYRNKEIELETIVKLIRTIIEGTQTQKETSITFLGFRSEITAEELVESKIIDEQTFQDLQTGMKTVQDVSELESVKVYLQGSDSIAGVLVESTNEKMSIYQAMKKNLLMPGTALILLEAQAATGFLIDPVTNAKFTVDEAVNNRLVSADLHRKLLSAERAVTGYKDPYTGNVISLFQALKKDLIVKDHGIRLLEAQIATGGIIDPVHSHRLPVDVAYQRGMFDQEMNKILSDAGDDTKGFFDPNTKENLTYLQLMERCVKDPETGLCLLLLKSK; encoded by the coding sequence ATGGCAAACGTGAATCGTGTGCAGAATGGAGAAGCATCAGCTTTCATCGGTGAGCAATGCTGCTCTGTGAGCACAGCTGACCAGAGTCAACAGTCATTGGGGCCAGCAGCAAAGAGCAGTGACCCTGGAATGGACCTCTCCCAAAAACAGAGCTTCACTATCTTTCAGAAAGGTGAGTGCAGTATTGCTGGCCTCCTCATTCATTCAACCAATGAGAAGATGAGCATTTACCAAGCAAAGGTGAAGGGGTTGTTGCAGCCAGGAACAGCAATGATGCTGTTAGAAGCACAAGCAGCTACTGGCTTCATCATTGACCCAGTGACCGAACAAAAGTTGTCTGTGGATGAGGCTCTCCAGGAGGGAATCATTGGGACAGATGTATATGATAAGCTAGTGTCTGCAGAAAAGGGGGTAGTGGGTTATAAAGACCCTTACACTGGGGACCTCATCTCCCTCTTTGAGGCTTTGAAGAAAGACCTGGTTGTACGTTCACATGGAATCCGTTTACTGGAAGCCCAGATAGCAACAGGGGGCATCATTGACCCCTTCTCTGGCCAACATATTTCAGTCGATGCGGCCTATCAACGAGGGATATTTGATGAGGAGATCAACAAGATCCTCTCTGACCCCAGTGATGACACCAGAGGATTCTTTGACCCCAACACACAGGAGAACCTCAGTTACCTAGAGCTGAAGCAGAGATGTGTGACTGACCCAAAGACTGGGCTGTGTCTGTTGATTGTTACGGACAAAGTGGTGAAGGGAATCCAGCTTCACATCGATGAAAAGATCAAGGCAGTCTTCAAAAAGACTTTGGTTTCATTAAAATTCGGCAGGTTCAGAGACCGGAAAGCAACTCTTTGGGAAATCATCAATTCTGAATACTTCACTGCAGATCAAACCAAGGAGTTTGTTGGAAAGGTCAAAACAGGAGAATGTACAATTGAGACAATTATCACCAACCTGACCACAACCATTGAACAAACAGAAAGGAAGAAGAAGGGAGTGATGTTTCATGGTCTAAGACGAAAGGTATCTGCTCAGCAGTTATTGGAAAGCAACATTATTAATGAGAATTTGTTCCAAAAACTTGACAAAGGACTCACCACTACAGAAGAGGTTTTACAGCTCCAGTCCGTGAAGAGATACCTGAAAGGAACCTGTAGCATTGCTGGGGTCCTTGTGGAGTCAACCAATGAGAAGATGAGTATCTACCAGGCAATGAAGAAGAATCTTCTGATGCCAGGAACAGCCTTGATCCTGTTGGAGGCGCAGGCTGCGACTGGATTCCTCATCGATCCAGTGACGAATGCAAAGTTCACTGTTGACGAGGCAGTAAACAACAGACTTGTTAGTGCAGACCTCCATCGGAAACTGCTGTCTGCTGAAAGAGCTGTGACTGGCTACAAAGATCCCTACACAGGGAATGTGATCTCCTTGTTTCAGGCCCTGAAGAAGGATCTGATCGTGAAAGATCATGGGATCCGTCTCCTTGAGGCACAGATTGCCACAGGAGGCATCATTGACCCTGTGAACAGTCACCGACTGCCTGTCGATGTGGCCTACCAACGAGGAATGTTTGATCAGGAGATGAACAAGAttctctctgactccagtgatgaCACCAAAGGATTCTTTGACCCCAACACTAAAGATAATTTGACCTACCTGCAGCTGATGGAGCGATGTGTGATGGAGCCAGAAACTGGGCTCTGTCTGTTGTGTCTGAGGGACCTGCGTTATATTGACAATCAAGCAATCATTGCCTTTCAAAAAGCCACCATCTCCATCAAAAAGGGGAAATTCGAAGGAAGAGCCATGTCAATCTGGGAATGTCTCAACTCAGATTACATCACAGACATTAAGAGACGAGAGATTGTACAAGAATTCACCTccaaaaaattaacaattgaacAGATCATTACCATTATCATCAACACCATTGaagagagagaacacagaacTCAGACGAACATTACGGTTGATGGCTTCAGAAAGAAAATCTCTCTCACGGAGttgctgaaatctgaaatcaTTGATAGCCAGACATTTGAAGAAGTCCAGACAGGCAACTTGacagttacaaatcttctcaagaggTCCTCTGTACAGAAATACCTAGAGGGTGACAGCAGCATTGCTGGGGTCCTTGTGGAGTCAACCAATGAGAAGATGAGTATCTACCAGGCAATGAAGAAGAATCTTCTGATGCCAGGAACAGCCTTGATCCTGTTGGAGGCGCAGGCTGCGACTGGATTCCTCATCGATCCAGTGACGAATGCAAAGTTCACTGTTGACGAGGCAGTAAACAACAGACTTGTTAGTGCAGACCTCCATCGGAAACTGCTGTCTGCTGAAAGAGCTGTGACTGGCTACAAAGATCCCTACACAGGGAATGTGATCTCCTTGTTTCAGGCCCTGAAGAAGGATCTGATCGTGAAAGATCATGGGATCCGTCTCCTTGAGGCACAGATTGCCACAGGAGGCATCATTGACCCTGTGCACAGTCACCGACTGCCTGTCGAAGTGGCCTACCAACGAGGAATGTTTGATCAGGAGATGAATAAGATTCTCTCCGATGCTGGGGATGACACCAAAGGATTCTTTGACCCAAATACTAAAGAGAACTTGACCTATCTGCAGCTGATGGAGCGATGTGTTAAAGACCCAGAGACTGGGCTCTGTCTGTTAAAGTTGACAAACAAGGGAGTAAAGACTCAGCAGATTTACAACAGGGTAGAAATTGAAAAAGCTTTTAGAGACGAAGTAATAACTATGACATGTGGTCCATTCAAGGGCAAGACTGTCTCAGTGTGGGAACTGCTCCATTTAGAGTATTTCACTGAGGAAAAGAGGAATGAGCTGATTGCAAAGTACAAGAGGAAGGAGATCAATATGAAGACCATCATCAAAATTATCACCACAACTATTGAGCAAACTCAGACAGAGACAGTCACTGTGACTACTTCCAATACTGTCACATGTGCAGTTCCTCAGCTCCTCACTGCTGAAGAGGTAGAAGCAGCATTGAGAAAGGAAATCGTGTGCTTTCCTGTGTGGTGCTTTCTCCATTCTCAACTCTTCACTGAAAAGAAGAGAAATGAATTGTTAGAGAAATACCGAAACAAGGAGATAGAGCTCGAGACAATCGTCAAACTCATCCGCACAATCATTGAGGGAACTCAAACACAGAAAGAAACATCAATCACCTTTTTAGGTTTCCGCTCGGAAATTACTGCTGAAGAACTGGTGGAATCTAAGATCATTGATGAACAAACATTTCAGGATCTGCAGACAGGGATGAAGACTGTGCAAGATGTTAGTGAGTTGGAATCAGTAAAGGTGTATCTCCAGGGATCAGACAGCATTGCTGGGGTCCTTGTAGAGTCAACCAATGAGAAGATGAGTATCTACCAGGCAATGAAGAAGAATCTTCTGATGCCAGGAACAGCCTTGATCCTGTTGGAGGCGCAGGCTGCGACTGGATTCCTCATCGATCCAGTGACGAATGCAAAGTTCACTGTTGACGAGGCAGTAAACAACAGACTTGTTAGTGCAGACCTCCATCGGAAACTGCTGTCTGCTGAAAGAGCTGTGACTGGCTACAAAGATCCCTACACAGGGAATGTGATCTCCTTGTTTCAGGCCCTGAAGAAGGATCTGATCGTGAAAGATCATGGGATCCGTCTCCTTGAGGCACAGATTGCCACAGGAGGCATCATTGACCCTGTGCACAGTCACCGACTGCCTGTCGATGTGGCCTACCAACGAGGAATGTTTGATCAGGAGATGAACAAGATTCTGTCCGATGCTGGGGATGACACCAAAGGATTCTTTGACCCAAATACTAAAGAGAACTTGACCTATCTGCAGTTGATGGAGCGATGTGTTAAAGACCCAGAGACTGGGCTCTGTCTCTTGCTTCTTAAAAGTAAATAA